From the Chryseobacterium viscerum genome, one window contains:
- a CDS encoding AI-2E family transporter — MNFLRLPFLVKLTLVVISIIGLGYLLALGQSILAPFFLAFLMAMLFLPAATFMERKLRFPRSMSTMTSVFIMLIILGGIIYFFTNQLSDFSKDLPHLSEQFTTVFNGLQHWVSKTFNVKVDEQVDYINQGLNKLLSSSGAILGFTFGIFSTGFGFIIFFTLFFIFILNYRRLLNNFIVTVFNERHKSSVQEAVNEIRIMTKKYIFGLFLQVIIVSVLTSTLLTILGVKYAILLGVLTGLLNVIPYLGIFISLLISCFIAFATSTPSTCIYVALGYIAIHAVDGNIVLPFVVGSKVKINALFSFIGILLGEHLWGIAGMFLCIPAIAIIKIICERVDDLKPWGRLLGEEPGPHKKKKTYKISKNITLKEMD; from the coding sequence ATGAATTTTCTTCGACTTCCTTTCCTTGTCAAGCTTACGCTCGTTGTGATCTCCATCATTGGCCTTGGCTATCTTCTGGCATTAGGACAGAGTATTTTAGCTCCGTTTTTCCTTGCATTCCTTATGGCCATGCTGTTTTTGCCAGCGGCAACTTTCATGGAAAGAAAGTTAAGATTTCCAAGATCAATGTCCACAATGACCTCAGTGTTCATCATGTTGATCATTTTAGGTGGAATCATTTACTTTTTCACCAATCAGTTATCTGACTTCAGTAAGGATCTTCCTCATCTCAGTGAGCAGTTTACAACTGTTTTTAATGGTCTGCAGCATTGGGTTTCCAAAACATTCAATGTGAAAGTAGATGAGCAGGTAGATTATATCAACCAAGGACTGAATAAACTCCTGTCTTCTTCAGGGGCTATTTTAGGATTTACTTTTGGGATTTTCTCCACGGGATTCGGCTTTATTATATTTTTCACCCTGTTTTTTATCTTTATTTTAAATTACAGAAGGCTTTTAAATAACTTTATCGTTACCGTTTTCAACGAAAGACATAAATCAAGTGTACAGGAAGCTGTAAATGAGATTCGTATCATGACCAAGAAATACATCTTCGGGCTTTTTCTTCAGGTAATTATCGTATCCGTTCTTACTTCCACTCTTCTTACAATTCTGGGAGTGAAATACGCTATTCTTTTAGGGGTTCTTACTGGGTTATTAAACGTTATTCCATACCTTGGAATTTTTATTTCACTTTTAATTTCCTGTTTTATAGCTTTTGCAACTTCTACTCCTTCAACGTGTATTTATGTTGCTTTGGGATATATTGCCATTCACGCAGTAGACGGAAATATTGTTCTTCCATTTGTGGTCGGCTCCAAAGTAAAAATTAATGCTTTATTTTCTTTTATTGGTATTCTTTTAGGAGAGCATCTTTGGGGAATTGCAGGTATGTTCCTGTGTATTCCGGCGATTGCCATTATTAAGATTATTTGTGAAAGAGTAGACGATCTTAAACCTTGGGGAAGATTGCTTGGGGAAGAACCGGGACCTCATAAGAAGAAGAAAACTTATAAGATTTCCAAGAATATTACGCTGAAGGAGATGGACTGA
- a CDS encoding bacteriocin-like protein, with the protein MQKNLKKLSRTDLREIQGGVGIGKCDIGPIGCPCKIPPGDPCLGGPGGEPGGPTYGYCPDSQNYILCTDACPNGTSPLCPLS; encoded by the coding sequence ATGCAAAAAAATCTTAAAAAATTAAGCCGCACGGATTTAAGAGAAATCCAGGGAGGAGTAGGTATTGGAAAATGTGATATTGGCCCAATAGGATGTCCATGTAAAATTCCACCGGGAGATCCTTGTTTAGGTGGTCCTGGAGGAGAACCCGGAGGCCCGACTTATGGTTACTGTCCGGACAGTCAGAACTATATCCTATGTACAGATGCTTGTCCAAATGGAACAAGTCCTTTGTGTCCTCTTTCATAA
- a CDS encoding DoxX family protein, producing MKIIKFILCLLFGLMFINAGLNKFFNYMPMEKPTPEQMKLFAAFGEISWLMPLVGVVEIIGGLLFIFPKTRALGAIVILPVMVGIVTHVFTMDKSPMGMGIAGVMFLINLWMIIDNKEKYKHLVS from the coding sequence ATGAAAATAATAAAATTCATTTTATGCTTACTTTTCGGGCTTATGTTTATTAATGCCGGATTAAACAAGTTTTTTAATTATATGCCCATGGAGAAACCCACTCCGGAGCAGATGAAACTTTTCGCAGCTTTTGGAGAAATCAGCTGGCTGATGCCATTAGTGGGTGTTGTAGAAATCATTGGTGGCTTATTATTCATTTTTCCAAAAACAAGAGCACTGGGAGCTATTGTTATTCTACCTGTCATGGTAGGAATTGTCACCCATGTGTTCACTATGGATAAATCTCCAATGGGAATGGGGATTGCCGGTGTGATGTTCCTGATCAATCTTTGGATGATTATTGACAACAAGGAAAAATATAAACATTTAGTTTCTTAA
- a CDS encoding acyl-CoA dehydrogenase family protein — MSNTFSKIRNVIGLFTSIDFDQLSAISQKVDLSKLMHNFSKLDDKQLSGLMKMLDPEKKKKELPPIDGDFYDIYHTLTPEQREIQLKVRAFMEKEVKPLVNHYWLRDEFPFELIPKFQKLDICGVTYEGYGCPGMPFLMEGVIAMEMARVDASIATFFGVQSGLAMGSIYICGSEEQKQKWLPQMQKFEKIGAFGLTEPEVGSGAAGGLTVTCKKTPEGWVLNGQKKWIGNATFADLIIIWARDLDSGEVKGFIVEKDNPGYSVEKIKGKMALRIVQNGLITLKDCLVTEENRLQNANSFKDTGKVLRMTRAGVAWMATGCARGAYESALDYTRKREQFGRPIASFQMIQGHLVEMLSNLTAMQTMVFRLSEMQDEGILKDEHASLAKVFCTLRTRDIVSRAREVMGGNGILLEYDVARFVADAEAIYSYEGTKEINSLIVGRSITGFSAFV, encoded by the coding sequence ATGTCAAATACCTTTTCCAAAATCAGAAACGTAATAGGACTATTCACATCCATAGATTTTGATCAGTTGAGTGCCATTTCTCAGAAGGTGGATCTTTCAAAACTGATGCATAATTTTTCAAAACTGGATGATAAACAGCTTTCCGGGCTCATGAAAATGCTTGATCCGGAAAAGAAAAAGAAAGAACTACCTCCTATTGATGGAGATTTTTATGATATCTACCATACCCTTACTCCTGAACAGCGTGAAATTCAGCTTAAAGTAAGAGCTTTTATGGAAAAAGAAGTAAAACCTCTGGTGAATCATTATTGGCTCAGAGACGAATTCCCTTTTGAATTGATTCCGAAATTCCAGAAGCTTGATATCTGCGGTGTTACTTATGAGGGCTATGGCTGCCCCGGAATGCCTTTCCTGATGGAAGGTGTTATCGCGATGGAAATGGCAAGAGTGGATGCCTCTATAGCTACATTTTTCGGAGTACAATCCGGGCTGGCAATGGGTTCTATCTATATCTGCGGATCTGAAGAGCAGAAGCAGAAATGGCTTCCACAGATGCAGAAATTTGAAAAAATAGGAGCCTTTGGGCTTACGGAGCCGGAAGTGGGTTCCGGTGCTGCGGGCGGACTTACGGTAACCTGTAAAAAAACACCGGAAGGCTGGGTTTTGAATGGTCAGAAAAAATGGATTGGGAATGCCACTTTTGCAGATCTTATCATTATCTGGGCAAGAGATCTGGACAGTGGTGAAGTGAAGGGGTTTATTGTAGAAAAAGATAATCCTGGATATTCTGTAGAAAAAATCAAGGGGAAAATGGCTTTAAGGATTGTTCAGAATGGATTGATTACTTTAAAAGACTGCCTTGTAACTGAAGAAAACCGTTTGCAGAATGCCAATTCCTTTAAAGATACCGGAAAAGTACTGAGAATGACCAGGGCGGGAGTAGCTTGGATGGCTACAGGCTGCGCACGCGGAGCTTATGAAAGTGCTTTGGATTATACCCGAAAAAGAGAGCAGTTTGGAAGACCTATTGCTTCGTTTCAAATGATTCAGGGGCATCTGGTAGAAATGCTGTCAAATCTTACTGCGATGCAAACTATGGTTTTCAGGTTGTCCGAAATGCAGGATGAAGGGATTTTAAAAGATGAACATGCTTCTTTAGCTAAAGTTTTCTGTACACTCAGAACAAGAGATATTGTTTCCAGGGCAAGAGAGGTGATGGGAGGAAACGGAATTCTGCTGGAGTACGATGTAGCCAGATTTGTTGCCGATGCTGAAGCTATTTATTCCTATGAAGGAACGAAAGAAATCAATTCATTAATTGTAGGACGCTCCATTACAGGCTTCAGTGCTTTCGTATAG
- a CDS encoding DUF4349 domain-containing protein translates to MKTTYIKLSLSAVILLGIYSCKKGEVSSTDLDAYATTDSASAIVSDSISSVADMKVKDKQFIKTADVNMEVKDVYNATVAIEKSVQELGGFVTNSNLQSNVLSENTYNTSNEEAMLIKKYQTENRMQVRIPTEKLGELLTAINTNKLFLNSRSINAEDVTANIKYSELEGKRNQKTSENISKLKTNKDKITLDNENMSEGNLQKLQSMNMTDDLKYSTIDIYIKEPQLRIAEIAVTNTTSIDNKYKYNFIYDAKDGFVYGFYLIQRIIVALINVWPLLLIAAAILYFLRKRKISKPEHSKIQE, encoded by the coding sequence ATGAAAACGACTTACATTAAATTATCTCTATCTGCTGTTATTTTACTAGGTATTTATTCATGTAAAAAAGGCGAAGTTTCTTCAACAGATCTTGATGCCTATGCTACAACAGATTCAGCATCTGCTATTGTTTCAGACAGTATTTCATCTGTTGCAGATATGAAGGTAAAGGACAAACAGTTCATTAAGACCGCAGATGTGAATATGGAAGTAAAAGATGTGTATAATGCAACTGTTGCCATTGAAAAATCAGTACAGGAGCTTGGAGGATTTGTTACAAATAGCAATCTTCAGAGTAATGTGCTTTCTGAAAACACCTACAACACATCTAATGAAGAAGCTATGCTGATCAAGAAATATCAGACAGAGAACAGGATGCAAGTGCGTATTCCTACGGAAAAGCTCGGTGAACTTTTAACAGCAATCAATACAAATAAATTATTTCTTAATTCAAGATCCATCAATGCTGAGGATGTGACGGCCAACATCAAATATTCTGAACTGGAAGGAAAAAGAAATCAAAAAACTTCTGAAAATATCAGCAAACTGAAAACAAATAAAGATAAAATAACACTGGACAATGAAAATATGTCTGAAGGAAATCTTCAAAAACTGCAGAGTATGAATATGACAGACGATTTGAAATACAGCACGATTGACATCTACATCAAAGAACCTCAATTGCGCATTGCTGAAATTGCTGTTACCAACACAACAAGTATTGACAATAAGTATAAATACAATTTCATCTATGATGCTAAAGATGGTTTTGTATACGGATTCTATCTGATTCAGAGAATCATAGTAGCTCTTATCAATGTATGGCCACTTTTATTAATTGCTGCTGCAATCCTCTATTTTTTAAGAAAAAGAAAAATTTCAAAACCTGAACATTCAAAAATACAGGAATAA
- a CDS encoding TraB/GumN family protein: MKNLIKLGAAVLLSLNSMTTNAQSKSSEKDNSLLWEVSGNGLSKPSYITGTFHILCSKDFEIKPKVLKALEKSENFVMEINYTDPAEMMSLQKMFTADKKISDQLSSDEAKELNTILANYGTDLKSIDSSSPQALYALLSTKAIPCPKTEIKLYEMELLQKAIKDKKSIRGLEKVEDQMKSINKAYDLKSTITQLKMDKEYEILFRQMIEAFKNENVQSLYNLFKDERFMNSQQEKAMLTDRNQNWVKIMPEMMKKEGSFFAVGGSHLMGKNGIIPLLQAKGYTVKPVSGL; encoded by the coding sequence ATGAAAAATTTAATAAAACTCGGAGCTGCAGTGTTATTATCACTGAATTCAATGACAACAAATGCTCAAAGTAAAAGTTCTGAAAAAGACAACAGCCTGCTTTGGGAAGTCTCAGGGAACGGTCTCTCTAAGCCTTCCTACATTACCGGAACTTTTCATATCTTATGCAGTAAAGATTTTGAAATAAAACCTAAAGTATTGAAAGCTCTTGAGAAATCTGAAAACTTTGTCATGGAAATCAATTATACAGATCCCGCTGAAATGATGTCACTGCAAAAAATGTTTACTGCAGATAAAAAAATATCTGATCAGCTTTCTTCTGATGAAGCTAAAGAATTGAATACTATTCTTGCCAATTATGGAACTGATCTGAAAAGCATAGATTCTTCAAGCCCTCAGGCGCTGTATGCTCTGCTTTCCACAAAGGCTATTCCATGTCCAAAGACTGAAATAAAACTTTACGAAATGGAACTTCTGCAGAAAGCAATAAAAGACAAGAAGAGCATCAGAGGATTGGAGAAAGTAGAGGACCAGATGAAGTCTATTAACAAAGCTTATGATCTGAAAAGCACCATCACCCAACTGAAAATGGATAAGGAATATGAAATATTATTCAGGCAGATGATCGAAGCTTTTAAAAATGAAAATGTACAATCTCTTTACAATCTTTTTAAGGATGAAAGATTTATGAATTCCCAACAGGAAAAAGCAATGCTGACTGACAGAAATCAAAACTGGGTAAAAATAATGCCGGAAATGATGAAAAAAGAAGGTTCCTTCTTTGCTGTCGGGGGATCTCATCTTATGGGTAAAAACGGAATTATTCCTCTTCTTCAGGCAAAAGGCTACACCGTAAAACCTGTATCAGGTTTATAA
- a CDS encoding RNA polymerase sigma factor, translated as MSNPTETAFLKLVNQHKGILYKASRIYADSIEDREDLQQEILIQLWKSYQNFKGNSEFSTWMYRVAINTAITYLKKEKKRSNNHTDAPSHFEVQQEDYNPTKDRQLEIFYTAVQELNSLEKAVIFYFMEGMSHKEIGNNLGLSEGNARVKLNRTKEKIQQIIKKSGYEF; from the coding sequence GTGAGCAATCCCACTGAAACTGCTTTTTTAAAGCTTGTCAACCAGCACAAAGGTATTTTATATAAAGCCTCGCGGATCTATGCAGATTCTATAGAAGACCGCGAAGACCTGCAGCAGGAGATTCTTATCCAGCTTTGGAAATCCTATCAGAATTTCAAAGGAAACAGTGAGTTTTCCACCTGGATGTATCGGGTTGCCATCAATACTGCGATTACGTATTTAAAAAAGGAAAAAAAGAGATCCAATAACCATACAGATGCTCCTTCCCATTTTGAAGTACAGCAGGAAGATTATAATCCCACAAAAGACAGACAACTGGAAATCTTCTATACTGCCGTTCAGGAACTAAACTCTTTAGAAAAAGCCGTCATATTTTATTTCATGGAAGGGATGTCACATAAAGAAATAGGAAATAATTTAGGTCTCAGCGAAGGCAATGCCCGCGTAAAACTCAACAGAACAAAAGAAAAAATACAGCAAATCATAAAAAAATCAGGCTATGAATTTTGA
- the pgi gene encoding glucose-6-phosphate isomerase — protein MLSKINPTQTNSWKALDEHFGGNDFDLRTLFHYNPNRFNEFSLQKDNYLFDYSKNLIDSRTKDLLLQLAEESQLKDAISRMFSGDKINETEGRAVLHTALRDFSDREILVDGENIKPQIKRVLDHMKSFSEKIISGEHKGFSGKEITDVVNIGIGGSDLGPVMVCSALKHFKTRLNAHFVSNVDGNHIAEVVKDLNPETTLFIIASKTFTTQETMTNANSAKDWFLKAGKQEDVAKHFVALSTNIEEVKKFGIAEENIFEFWDWVGGRYSLWSAIGLSIVLSVGYENFEQLLRGAFDTDQHFQTADFSENIPVLMGLLGIWYRNFYAATTYAILPYSQYLDRFAAYLQQGDMESNGKCVDRNGEFVEYETGPIIWGEPGTNGQHAFYQLIHQGTELIPADFIAYTKSPNKVSDHQDKLLANFFAQTEALAFGKLEEEVEEELRNSGKSDEEIDRLVNFKVFHGNTPTNSILFKELTPFSLGQLIALYEHKIFVQGVIWNIFSFDQFGVELGKVLANKILPELENNEAISSHDSSTNGLINYYKENK, from the coding sequence ATGCTATCAAAAATAAATCCAACACAAACTAACAGCTGGAAAGCACTTGATGAACACTTCGGTGGAAATGACTTTGACCTTAGAACCCTTTTTCATTACAATCCGAACCGTTTTAATGAGTTTTCCCTGCAAAAGGACAACTATCTTTTTGATTATTCTAAAAATTTAATTGATTCCAGAACAAAGGATCTTTTATTACAATTGGCTGAAGAAAGCCAGTTAAAAGATGCCATTTCAAGAATGTTCTCCGGCGATAAAATCAATGAAACAGAAGGAAGAGCTGTACTGCATACGGCATTAAGAGATTTCTCAGACCGTGAAATTCTTGTGGACGGAGAAAATATCAAACCACAGATCAAAAGAGTTCTTGATCACATGAAATCTTTTTCTGAAAAAATCATTTCAGGAGAGCATAAAGGCTTCAGTGGAAAAGAAATTACGGATGTAGTAAACATCGGTATCGGGGGATCAGATTTAGGTCCTGTAATGGTTTGTTCTGCTTTAAAGCATTTTAAAACAAGATTAAACGCTCACTTTGTTTCCAATGTGGACGGAAATCATATTGCAGAAGTGGTAAAAGATTTAAATCCTGAAACCACTTTATTCATCATTGCTTCCAAGACCTTTACGACTCAGGAAACAATGACCAATGCAAACTCAGCAAAGGACTGGTTCCTGAAGGCCGGAAAACAGGAAGATGTAGCGAAACATTTTGTTGCTCTATCTACTAATATTGAAGAAGTTAAGAAGTTCGGAATTGCTGAGGAAAATATTTTTGAGTTCTGGGACTGGGTAGGTGGAAGATATTCTCTATGGAGTGCGATCGGATTAAGCATCGTGCTTTCTGTAGGATATGAAAACTTTGAGCAGCTTCTAAGAGGTGCTTTTGATACTGACCAGCACTTCCAGACTGCAGATTTCTCGGAAAACATTCCTGTTTTAATGGGACTTCTGGGGATCTGGTATCGTAATTTCTATGCAGCAACCACGTATGCAATCTTACCTTATTCACAATATCTGGACAGGTTTGCAGCATATCTTCAACAGGGAGATATGGAAAGTAACGGAAAATGTGTAGACAGAAACGGAGAATTTGTAGAATATGAAACGGGGCCTATTATCTGGGGAGAGCCAGGTACAAATGGTCAGCACGCATTCTATCAATTGATCCATCAGGGAACTGAACTGATTCCGGCAGACTTTATTGCCTATACAAAAAGTCCGAACAAAGTTTCAGATCACCAGGATAAATTATTAGCTAACTTTTTCGCTCAGACTGAAGCACTTGCCTTCGGAAAGCTGGAAGAAGAGGTTGAAGAAGAGCTTAGAAATTCAGGAAAATCCGATGAAGAAATAGATAGACTAGTCAATTTCAAAGTCTTCCACGGAAACACACCTACTAATTCCATATTATTCAAAGAGTTAACTCCTTTTTCATTAGGTCAATTGATAGCTTTATATGAACACAAAATTTTTGTTCAGGGAGTAATCTGGAATATTTTCAGTTTTGACCAGTTTGGAGTGGAATTAGGAAAAGTATTAGCCAATAAGATTCTTCCAGAGCTTGAAAATAATGAAGCAATAAGCTCTCATGACAGCTCAACCAATGGATTGATTAATTACTATAAAGAAAACAAATAG
- a CDS encoding bifunctional 5,10-methylenetetrahydrofolate dehydrogenase/5,10-methenyltetrahydrofolate cyclohydrolase: MAEILDGLKVSKEIKAEIKVEVEKILASKRRAPHLVAILVGNNGASKAYVNSKVKDCEEVGFQSSLIKFPSTVSESELLEKIDELNKSKAVDGFIVQLPLPDQIDQEKIINAIDPRKDVDGFHPENFGKMALEMDTFLPATPFGILTLLERYNIETKGKDCVIIGRSKIVGRPMSILMGRKDFPGNSTVTLTHSYTKDIEEYTRKADIVITALGDPHFLKGDMIKEGAVIVDVGITRVDNDSPKGYYLAGDVDFDSCAEKASWITPVPGGVGPMTRAMLMKNTIIAYKTSVYND, translated from the coding sequence ATGGCAGAAATTCTTGACGGACTTAAAGTATCCAAGGAAATTAAAGCAGAGATCAAGGTTGAAGTAGAAAAGATTCTCGCAAGCAAAAGAAGAGCACCGCATTTGGTAGCAATTCTTGTAGGAAATAATGGAGCAAGCAAAGCCTATGTAAACTCTAAAGTAAAAGACTGTGAGGAAGTAGGATTTCAATCCAGCTTAATCAAATTTCCAAGTACAGTTTCAGAATCTGAACTATTGGAAAAAATTGACGAGCTTAACAAATCTAAAGCAGTTGACGGATTTATCGTTCAGTTGCCTTTACCAGATCAAATTGATCAGGAAAAAATCATCAACGCTATTGATCCAAGAAAAGATGTGGATGGTTTCCACCCTGAAAACTTCGGAAAAATGGCTCTTGAAATGGATACTTTCTTACCGGCGACTCCTTTTGGTATTTTAACATTATTAGAAAGATATAATATTGAAACTAAAGGGAAAGACTGTGTCATTATCGGAAGAAGTAAAATTGTAGGAAGACCAATGAGTATTCTGATGGGAAGAAAAGATTTCCCTGGAAACTCTACCGTTACCCTTACACACTCATATACGAAAGACATTGAAGAATATACGAGAAAAGCAGACATCGTAATTACCGCTTTGGGAGATCCTCATTTCTTAAAAGGAGATATGATTAAAGAAGGAGCCGTAATTGTTGACGTGGGCATTACCAGAGTAGATAATGACTCTCCAAAAGGATATTACCTTGCAGGTGACGTAGATTTTGACAGCTGCGCAGAAAAAGCGAGCTGGATTACACCGGTACCTGGAGGAGTAGGCCCAATGACAAGAGCGATGTTAATGAAAAACACCATCATTGCTTACAAAACTTCGGTCTATAACGACTAA
- a CDS encoding 7-carboxy-7-deazaguanine synthase QueE: MNKEEDILLKEGKMLPVMEHFYTLQGEGAHTGKAAYFIRLGGCDVGCHWCDVKESWDPELHPLMNTVEIAEMAAKHCKTIVLTGGEPLMWNLEVLTSRLKELGCTVHIETSGAYPMSGQLDWITLSPKKTGLPKEEIYQKAHELKVIIFNQHDFTFAQEQAAKVSENCKLYLQSEWSKRDDMYPKITDFILEHPEWQASVQTHKYLNIP, from the coding sequence ATGAATAAAGAAGAAGATATTTTATTAAAAGAAGGTAAAATGCTCCCTGTAATGGAGCATTTTTACACTTTACAGGGAGAAGGAGCGCACACAGGAAAAGCCGCTTATTTTATCAGACTGGGAGGTTGTGACGTAGGATGTCACTGGTGTGATGTAAAAGAAAGCTGGGATCCGGAACTCCATCCTCTGATGAATACAGTAGAAATTGCAGAAATGGCTGCAAAACATTGTAAAACAATTGTCCTAACGGGTGGTGAACCTCTAATGTGGAACTTAGAAGTACTGACTTCCAGATTGAAAGAACTGGGATGTACAGTACATATCGAAACTTCAGGAGCTTATCCTATGAGCGGACAGCTGGACTGGATCACCCTTTCGCCAAAGAAAACAGGACTGCCTAAAGAAGAAATCTATCAAAAAGCCCATGAGCTTAAAGTCATTATCTTCAACCAGCATGACTTTACGTTTGCACAGGAACAGGCTGCAAAAGTTTCTGAAAACTGTAAGCTTTATCTTCAGAGTGAATGGAGCAAAAGAGATGATATGTATCCTAAGATCACAGATTTTATCCTGGAACACCCGGAATGGCAGGCTTCAGTTCAGACTCATAAATATCTGAATATCCCGTAA
- a CDS encoding exopolysaccharide biosynthesis polyprenyl glycosylphosphotransferase, translating into MVIASIFIFFFISRNESLKYNKETWYQNIFSLILLFLFWVLLSGRTKIYNIPRNLTYTLFLERLLIHFLFFILGVLLIGKVSKNVFFSSDIYWLSLYLFIFIFLVKSLIYFAIKYLRSLGANYRNVMFLGDSHSTEILKNIFTDRKDYGYRIFEYENSEINIDELVTFWKKNGIHTLFLSMENSYDEWIQNELFKLAEDNKIHISLIPSITQSDFFLYDLGYIQTQPVLNQARYPLDYYSNFLMKRTFDILFSVIILVFICSWVFPIIAVLIKATSKGPVFFLQKRYGFHEEVFNCFKFRTMVVNDESTTKTTSVNDARITRVGKFLRKTSLDELPQFINVLKGEMSVVGPRPHMLSVDNYYKPKIGRYSLRSMVSPGITGLAQVNGLRGDFGDVEVEMKKRVLADAFYVRNWSFVLDLVIILKTVFLVIGGDKNAK; encoded by the coding sequence ATGGTTATTGCATCTATCTTCATATTCTTTTTTATAAGCAGAAACGAAAGTTTAAAATACAATAAAGAAACCTGGTATCAGAATATTTTTTCTCTGATTCTGTTGTTTTTGTTCTGGGTGCTGTTGAGCGGTAGGACAAAAATATACAATATTCCGAGGAACCTTACTTATACTTTATTTCTTGAACGCCTTTTAATCCACTTCCTCTTTTTTATACTTGGCGTACTGCTTATAGGAAAGGTAAGTAAAAATGTATTTTTCAGTTCGGATATATACTGGCTCTCACTTTATCTTTTCATTTTCATCTTTCTTGTAAAATCACTAATTTATTTCGCGATCAAGTACTTACGATCACTTGGAGCTAATTACAGGAATGTCATGTTTTTAGGAGATAGCCACTCCACAGAGATCCTGAAAAACATTTTCACAGACCGTAAAGACTACGGATACAGAATATTTGAGTATGAAAACTCTGAGATCAATATTGATGAACTGGTTACTTTCTGGAAAAAAAACGGGATACACACTCTGTTTTTATCGATGGAAAATTCCTATGATGAATGGATTCAGAATGAGCTTTTCAAATTGGCAGAGGATAATAAGATTCATATTTCATTGATTCCCAGCATCACACAAAGCGATTTTTTCCTGTATGATCTTGGATATATACAAACCCAGCCGGTCCTTAATCAGGCAAGATATCCTTTGGATTATTATTCTAATTTCCTGATGAAAAGGACGTTTGATATTTTGTTTTCTGTTATAATACTGGTTTTTATCTGCTCCTGGGTATTTCCCATCATTGCGGTTTTAATCAAAGCAACCTCCAAAGGCCCGGTATTTTTCCTTCAGAAAAGATATGGTTTCCATGAAGAGGTATTCAATTGCTTTAAATTCAGAACAATGGTTGTGAATGATGAATCCACAACCAAAACCACATCGGTAAATGATGCAAGGATTACCAGAGTAGGTAAGTTTTTAAGAAAAACCAGTCTTGATGAACTTCCACAATTTATCAATGTACTGAAAGGAGAAATGTCTGTGGTAGGTCCGCGCCCTCATATGCTTTCCGTTGACAATTATTATAAACCAAAAATCGGAAGATACAGCTTAAGAAGTATGGTAAGCCCAGGTATCACAGGATTAGCACAGGTAAATGGACTGCGTGGTGACTTCGGGGATGTGGAAGTAGAAATGAAAAAACGAGTCCTGGCTGATGCTTTTTATGTAAGAAACTGGAGTTTTGTACTCGATCTGGTGATTATTTTAAAAACCGTTTTCCTGGTTATAGGTGGAGATAAAAACGCAAAATAA
- a CDS encoding MlaE family ABC transporter permease, with protein sequence MLKKFFTAVGEYMILLGKSLRKPQKMRVFWKLFMREINDLGVNSFGLVIFTSIFVGAVVAIQMFNNFDASSFPIPPSFVGYATKAVLVLEFAPTIISLILAGKVGSYIASSIGTMRVSEQIDALDIMGVNSPNFLILPKIIACMLFNPLLIAISIVFGIGGGYIAGILTGNWTENDYIVGIQMYMPNLFIYYAFSKTIVFAFIIATVPSYFGYFVKGGSLEVGRASTQAVVWTMVFIIISELILTQLILS encoded by the coding sequence ATGTTAAAAAAGTTTTTCACAGCAGTAGGGGAATACATGATCCTCTTGGGAAAATCCCTTCGGAAACCTCAGAAAATGAGGGTTTTCTGGAAGCTGTTCATGAGAGAAATTAATGATTTGGGAGTAAATTCTTTCGGACTTGTCATCTTCACATCCATATTCGTTGGAGCTGTAGTGGCTATTCAGATGTTCAATAACTTTGATGCTTCTTCTTTTCCTATTCCACCTTCATTTGTGGGATATGCTACGAAGGCGGTTTTGGTATTGGAATTTGCCCCTACTATTATCAGTCTGATTCTGGCGGGTAAAGTAGGTTCATATATTGCTTCCAGTATTGGAACTATGAGAGTTTCTGAACAGATTGATGCATTGGACATCATGGGAGTAAACTCACCCAATTTTCTGATACTTCCTAAAATTATCGCCTGTATGCTGTTTAACCCTCTTCTTATTGCTATCAGTATCGTATTTGGTATTGGTGGAGGCTATATTGCCGGGATTTTAACAGGGAACTGGACAGAAAACGACTATATCGTTGGTATTCAAATGTATATGCCTAATTTATTTATTTACTATGCATTTAGCAAAACTATCGTTTTCGCTTTTATCATTGCAACAGTTCCTTCCTATTTCGGATATTTTGTGAAAGGAGGATCTCTGGAAGTGGGAAGAGCCAGTACGCAGGCAGTGGTATGGACAATGGTATTTATTATCATTTCTGAATTAATTTTAACCCAATTAATATTAAGCTGA